From Mustela erminea isolate mMusErm1 chromosome 1, mMusErm1.Pri, whole genome shotgun sequence, a single genomic window includes:
- the APC2 gene encoding adenomatous polyposis coli protein 2 isoform X2, which produces MAPGLLPAPRLAAAAASRIPHPPPLAVVSPSPRSGGAAWAGRDRALSAPEPSACAAKTPKTRNPRPAAPPPAQPERDKALQELKMASSVAPYEQLVRQVEALKAENSHLRQELRDNSSHLSKLETETSGMKEVLKHLQGKLEQEAGVLVSLGQTDVLEQLKALQMDITSLYNLKFQPPALSPEPAARTPEESPVHGSGPSKDSFGELSRATVRLLEELDRERCFLLNEIEKEEKEKLWYYSQLQGLSKRLDELPHVETFSMQMDLIRQQLEFEAQHIRSLMEERFGTSDEMVQRAQIRASRLEQIDQELLSAQDRVPQTEAQALLAVKSVPVEEDPETEVPTHPDDGVPQPGNSKVEVVFWLLSMLATRDQEDTARTLLAMSSSPESCVAMRRSGCLPLLLQILHGAEAGNGSPGAPGAKDARMRANAALHNIVFSQPDQGLARKEMRVLHVLEQIRAYCETCWDWLQGRDGADGGGNGGGERVGAPVWGAPVPIEPQICQATCAVMKLSFDEEYRRAMNELGGLQAVADLLQVDYEMHKMTRDPLNLALRRYAGMTLTNLTFGDVANKATLCARRGCMEAIVAQLASESEELHQVVSSILRNLSWRADINSKKVLREVGSMTALMQCVLRASKESTLKSVLSALWNLSAHSTENKAAICQVDGALGFLVSTLTHKCQSNSLAIIESGGGILRNVSSLIATREDYRQVLRDHNCLQTLLQHLTSHSLTIVSNACGTLWNLSARSPRDQELLWDLGAVGMLRNLVHSKHKMIAMGSAAALRNLLAHRPAKYQTTATAVSPGACAPSLYVRKQRALEAELDTRHLAQALDHLEKQGLPEAEADAASKKPLPPLRHLDGLARDYASDSGCFDDDEAPSLAAAAATAEPASPAVLSLFLGSPFLQGQALARAPPARRSGPEAEKEASGEVAVAARAKAKLALAVARIDRLVEDISALHTSSDDSFSLSSGDPGQEAPREGRAQSCSPCRRPEGRRPEAGSRAHPLLRLKAAHASLSNDSLNSGSTGDGRCPREHTRSCPLAVLAEHREGSPSSQVRPSRLDLHLPGRQEPASRDGSAADACVRTIKLSPTYQHVPLFEGNPRAGMGSLAPGARKQAWLPMDGLSKVPEKLVAETVPLCLSRCSSLSSLSSAGRPGPSEAGDLDSDSSLEGLEEAGPSKADLDGAWLGPGAASLPVAIPAPQRGRGLGVEDTTPSSSSENCVQETPLVLSRCSSVSSLSSFESPSIASSVPSDPCSGLGSGTVSPSELPDSPGQTMPPSRSKTPPLAPAPPGERESTQFSLQWESYVKRFLDIADRRERCRLPSELDAGSVRFTVEKPDENFSCASSLSALALHEHYVQKDVELRLLPPACPERGSSGSGGGPGLHFAGHRRRDEAGGCLEGPAATDQELELLRECLGAAVPARLRKVASALVPGRRALPVPVYMLVPAPARGDNSCADSADGTPVTFSSATSLSDETLQGPPRDPPSGRSDRQKPAGREAPARQATGHRHRAWGAGRSPEQARGVGRSREGLELPLRQPSSACKDQDVSRPSPGRGDGALQSLCLTTPTEEAVYCFYDNDSDEEPSEAVVPPRRASAIPRAVKRERPAGRKEVQAAPKAAPKATQAARAQPSLIADETPPCYSLSSSASSLSEPDPPEHPAGRPQALEPAANKGLGTAGGRHGPPSPRVQTGLLRRGANSAVPRRRFQASGSRRRKPQATQPDKQPAEGPRERGDEAASSDHASDLDSVEWRAIQEGANSIVTWLHQAAAAATHEASSGSDSILSGSGLSGSSTLQPSLHRKGRRLQAGGPVGSTARPEKRDSALAQHSTSGPEKLRGAQKTTCRVPAVLRGRTVIYVPSPAPRAQPKGHPGTHVAPRKMGPPSPAQPGAPAKTPSPGQQRSRSLHRPGKSSELAALSPPQRSATPPARLAKAPSSGSSPASPASQAPTRRLPTGTQAAGPLPGPGAALVPQTPTRALLSKQHKTQKSPVRIPFMQRPARRGPPALARAAPEPGPRGRAAAEGSPGARGGRLGLVRVASARSSGSESSDRSGFRRQLTFIKESPGLLRRRRSELSTPEAARPASQGGSPRRSQPALPTVFLCSSRCDELRAAPRQAPVPQRAPAARPSPSERPARRPSSESPSRLPVRTPTAPPEAVKRYASLPHISVARRPDGAAPGAGADAARRSSDGEARPLPRVAAPGTTWRRIRDEDVPHILRSTLPATALPLMGAPSEEGPSSPPQRKTSDAVVQTEDFAATKTNSSTSPSLESRGPPQAAICGPSTLTGSDVDGLGPTKAPTSAPFVHEGLGVAAGGFPTSRHGSPSRSARVPPFNYVPSPMAAAATDLATEKAPAAAPTSLLE; this is translated from the exons GTGCTTCCTGTTGAACGAGAtcgagaaggaggagaaggagaagctctGGTACTACTCGCAGCTGCAGGGCCTGTCCAAGCGCCTGGACGAGCTCCCGCACGTGGAGACG TTCTCGATGCAGATGGACCTGATCCGGCAGCAGCTGGAGTTCGAGGCCCAGCACATCCGCTCGCTGATGGAGGAGCGCTTCGGCACGTCGGACGAGATGGTGCAGCGCGCGCAG ATCCGCGCTTCGCGCCTGGAGCAGATCGATCAGGAGCTGCTCTCCGCCCAGGACCGCGTGCCGCAGACCGAGGCCCAG GCCCTGCTGGCGGTGAAGTCAGTGCCGGTAGAGGAGGACCCGGAGACTGAGGTCCCCACGCACCCTGACGACGGTGTCCCTCAGCCGGGCAACAGCAAG GTGGAGGTGGTCTTCTGGTTGCTGTCCATGCTGGCGACACGGGACCAGGAGGACACAGCCCGCACCCTGCTGGCGATGTCCAGCTCGCCGGAGAGCTGCGTGGCGATGCGCCGCTCGGGGTGTCTGCCGCTGCTGCTGCAGATCCTGCACGGCGCGGAGGCGGGCAACGGGAGCCCCGGGGCGCCGGGAGCCAAGGATGCACGCATGCGCGCCAACGCGGCGCTGCACAACATAGTCTTCTCGCAACCGGACCAGGGCCTGGCGCGCAAGGAGATGCGCGTCCTGCATGTGTTGGAGCAGATCCGGGCCTACTGCGAGACCTGCTGGGACTGGCTTCAGGGCAGGGACGGTGCCGACGGAGGCGGCAACGGCGGCGGTGAGCGCGTAGGAGCTCCGGTGTGGGGGG CCCCTGTCCCCATTGAGCCTCAGATCTGCCAGGCCACCTGTGCCGTGATGAAGCTGTCCTTTGATGAGGAGTACCGCCGTGCCATGAACGAGCTGG GTGGGCTGCAGGCCGTGGCAGACTTGCTGCAGGTTGACTACGAGATGCACAAGATGACGCGGGACCCGCTCAACCTTGCCCTTCGCCGCTACGCCGGCATGACCCTCACCAACCTCACCTTTGGGGACGTCGCCAACAAG GCCACGCTGTGTGCCCGCCGGGGCTGCATGGAGGCCATCGTGGCCCAGCTGGCTTCTGAGAGCGAGGAGCTCCACCAG GTGGTGTCCAGCATCCTGCGCAACCTGTCCTGGCGGGCTGACATCAACAGCAAGAAGGTGCTACGGGAGGTCGGCAGCATGACTGCCCTGATGCAGTGTGTTCTTCGAGCCTCCAAG GAGTCCACCCTGAAGAGCGTGCTCAGTGCCCTGTGGAACCTGTCGGCACATAGCACGGAGAACAAGGCGGCCATCTGCCAGGTGGACGGTGCCCTGGGCTTCCTGGTGAGCACACTGACCCACAAGTGCCAGAGCAACTCCCTGGCTATCATCGAGAGCGGCGGTGGCATCCTGCGCAACGTGTCCAGCCTCATCGCCACCCGGGAGGACTACAG gCAGGTGCTGCGCGACCACAACTGCCTGCAGACGCTGCTGCAGCACCTGACGTCGCACAGCCTGACCATCGTGAGCAACGCCTGCGGCACGCTCTGGAACCTGTCCGCCCGCAGCCCGCGTGACCAAGAGCTCCTGTGGGACCTGGGGGCCGTGGGCATGCTGCGCAACCTGGTGCACTCCAAGCACAAGATGATCGCCATGGGCAGCGCCGCCGCCCTGCGCAACCTGCTGGCCCACCGCCCCGCCAAGTACCAGACCACGGCCACGGCCGTCTCCCCCGGCGCATGCGCTCCCAGCCTGTACGTGCGGAAGCAGCGGGCGCTGGAGGCCGAGCTGGACACGCGGCACCTGGCGCAGGCGCTCGACCACCTGGAGAAGCAGGGCCTGCCGGAGGCGGAGGCCGACGCAGCCTCCAAGAAGCCCCTGCCGCCCCTGCGGCACCTGGACGGGCTGGCCCGGGACTACGCCTCGGACTCGGGCTGCTTCGACGACGATGAGGCGCCCTCCCTGGCCGCTGCAGCTGCCACTGCGGAGCCTGCCAGCCCCGCGGTGCTGTCGCTCTTCCTGGGGAGCCCCTTCCTGCAGGGGCAGGCGCTGGCCCGGGCCCCGCCAGCCCGCCGCAGTGgcccagaggcagagaaggaggccagCGGGGAGGTGGCCGTGGCGGCCAGGGCCAAGGCCAAGCTGGCGCTGGCGGTGGCACGCATCGACAGGCTGGTGGAGGACATCTCTGCCCTGCACACCTCGTCGGACGACAGCTTCAGCCTCAGCTCTGGGGACCCTGGACAGGAAGCGCCGCGTGAAGGCCGGGCCCAGTCCTGCTCTCCTTGCCGGCGGCCGGAGGGCAGGCGGCCAGAGGCTGGCAGTCGTGCCCACCCACTGCTGCGGCTCAAGGCTGCCCACGCCAGCCTCTCCAATGACAGTCTCAACAGCGGCAGCACCGGTGATGGGCGCTGTCCCCGCGAGCACACACGGTCCTGCCCACTGGCCGTGCTGGCAGAGCACCGCGAGGGGTCCCCAAGCAGCCAGGTGCGGCCCAGCCGGCTAGACCTCCACCTGCCAGGCAGGCAGGAGCCGGCATCCCGGGACGGCTCTGCCGCCGATGCCTGTGTACGCACCATCAAGCTGTCGCCCACCTACCAGCACGTACCGCTCTTCGAGGGCAACCCCAGGGCAGGCATGGGGTCCCTGGCCCCCGGAGCCCGGAAGCAGGCCTGGCTGCCCATGGACGGCCTGAGCAAGGTGCCGGAGAAGCTGGTGGCAGAGACCGTGCCACTGTGCCTGTCGCGCTGCAGCTCCCTGTCCTCGCTGTCCTCGGCTGGCCGCCCAGGCCCCAGTGAGGCCGGGGACCTGGACAGTGACTCATCCCTggaagggctggaggaggccGGACCCAGCAAGGCTGACCTGGACGGGGCCTGGCTCGGCCCCGGGGCTGCCTCCCTGCCTGTGGCCATCCCGGCTCCGCAGCGGGGCCGGGGCCTGGGAGTGGAGGACACCACCCCGTCCAGCTCCTCGGAGAACTGCGTGCAGGAGACGCCACTGGTGCTCAGCCGCTGCAGTTCGGTGAGCTCCCTGAGCAGCTTCGAGAGCCCGTCCATCGCCAGCTCCGTGCCCAGTGACCCGTGCAGCGGGCTGGGCAGCGGCACGGTCAGCCCCAGCGAGCTGCCCGACAGCCCCGGGCAGACCATGCCTCCCAGCCGCAGCAAGACGCCCCCGCTGGCCCCCGCGCCCCCCGGCGAGCGGGAGAGCACCCAGTTCAGCCTGCAGTGGGAGAGCTATGTGAAGCGCTTCCTGGACATCGCCGACCGCCGCGAGCGCTGCCGGCTTCCGTCTGAGCTGGATGCGGGCAGCGTGCGCTTCACCGTGGAGAAGCCGGATGAGAACTTCTCCTGCGCCTCCAGCCTCAGCGCGCTGGCCCTGCACGAACACTATGTGCAGAAGGACGTGGAGCTGCGGCTGCTGCCCCCAGCCTGCCCCGAGCGTGgcagcagcggcagcggcggcggcccCGGCCTGCACTTTGCAGGGCACCGCCGGCGGGACGAGGCTGGTGGCTGTCTCGAGGGCCCGGCAGCCACCGACCAGGAGCTGGAGCTGCTGCGCGAGTGCCTGGGGGCGGCGGTCCCCGCCCGGCTCCGCAAGGTGGCCTCGGCGCTGGTGCCTGGTCGCCGCGCACTGCCCGTGCCCGTCTACATGCTGGTGCCGGCCCCCGCCCGGGGGGACAACTCCTGCGCCGACTCCGCTGACGGCACGCCCGTCACCTTCTCTAGTGCCACCTCGCTCAGTGACGAGACACTGCAGGGACCTCCCAGGGACCCGCCCAGCGGGCGCTCCGACAGGCAGAAGCCTGCGGGTCGTGAGGCCCCGGCCAGGCAGGCCACGGGGCACAGGCACAGGGCATGGGGTGCAGGCCGGAGCCCAGAGCAGGCCCGGGGCgtgggcaggagcagggaggggctggagcttCCCCTCCGCCAGCCCTCGAGCGCCTGCAAGGACCAGGATGTCTCCCGCCCCAGCCCAGGCCGCGGGGACGGGGCGCTGCAGTCTCTGTGCCTCACGACGCCCACCGAGGAAGCTGTGTACTGCTTCTACGACAACGACTCAGACGAGGAGCCCTCCGAGGCGGTGGTGCCCCCGCGGCGGGCATCTGCCATCCCCCGGGCAGTTAAGAGAGAGCGCCCAGCTGGCAGGAAGGAGGTACAGGCTGCACCCAAGGCTGCGCCCAAGGCCACGCAAGCTGCCCGTGCCCAGCCCAGCCTCATTGCCGATGAGACGCCGCCGTGCTACTCCCTGAGCTCCTCCGCCAGCTCCCTGAGTGAGCCCGATCCCCCCGAGCACCCAGCAGGCCGGCCCCAGGCTCTCGAGCCGGCTGCCAACAAGGGGCTGGGCACTGCAGGGGGTCGTCATGGCCCCCCGAGCCCACGGGTGCAGACAGGGCTGCTCCGGCGCGGTGCCAACTCTGCAGTGCCCAGGCGCCGGTTCCAAGCATCGGGCTCTCGGCGCCGCAAGCCCCAAGCCACCCAGCCAGACAAGCAGCCTGCAGAGGGGCCCCGGGAGCGCGGGGACGAGGCGGCCAGCTCTGACCATGCCTCAGACCTTGACAGCGTCGAGTGGCGCGCGATCCAGGAGGGCGCCAACTCCATCGTCACGTGGCTGCaccaggcggcggcggcggccaccCACGAGGCCTCGTCTGGGTCTGACTCGATCCTGTCCGGGTCGGGGCTGTCGGGGAGCTCCACCCTGCAACCCTCACTGCACAGGAAGGGACGGCGGCTGCAGGCGGGGGGCCCGGTGGGCAGCACTGCGAGGCCGGAGAAACGGGACTCGGCCCTGGCCCAGCACAGCACCAGCGGCCCCGAGAAGCTGCGAGGGGCTCAGAAGACCACGTGCAGGGTGCCGGCCGTGCTCCGGGGAAGGACTGTGATCTATGTGCCCAGCCCGGCCCCCCGGGCCCAACCCAAAGGCCACCCTGGCACCCATGTGGCACCGAGGAAGATGGGACCCCCGAGTCCTGCGCAGCCAGGAGCCCCCGCCAagacccccagccctgggcagcagcGGTCTCGAAGCCTGCACCGGCCTGGCAAGAGCTCGGAGCTGGCGGCACTGAGCCCTCCCCAGAGGAGTGCCACACCGCCCGCACGCCTGGCCAAGGCCCCCTCCTCAGGGTCCTCCCCCGCCTCTCCGGCCTCCCAGGCCCCTACCAGGAGGCTGCCCACAGGCACCCAGGCAGCagggcccctccctggccccggGGCAGCTCTGGTGCCCCAAACACCCACGCGGGCCCTGCTGTCTAAGCAGCACAAGACGCAGAAGTCACCTGTGCGGATCCCCTTCATGCAGAGGCCAGCCAGGCGGGGGCCGCCagccctggccagggcagccccGGAGCCGGGTCCCCGGGGTCGGGCGGCAGCGGAGGGAAGCCCTGGCGCCCGAGGGGGCCGCCTGGGCCTCGTTCGCGTGGCCTCTGCCCGCTCCAGTGGCAGCGAGTCGTCCGACCGCTCAGGTTTCCGGCGGCAGCTGACCTTTATCAAGGAGTCCCCGGGCCTGCTGCGCCGCCGCCGTTCGGAACTGTCCACCCCAGAGGCTGCGCGCCCCGCCTCCCAGGGCGGCTCCCCCCGCCGCAGTCAACCCGCGCTGCCCActgtcttcctctgctcctcgCGCTGCGACGAGCTGCGGGCAGCCCCCAGGCAGGCTCCAGTCCCCCAGCGAGCCCCCGCAGCCAGGCCCAGTCCCAGCGAGCGGCCTGCCCGGCGCCCCAGCTCCGAGAGCCCGTCCCGCCTGCCTGTGCgcacccccaccgccccacccgAGGCGGTCAAGCGGTACGCCTCCCTGCCGCACATCAGCGTGGCCCGCAGGCCCGACGGGGCCGCCCCCGGGGCCGGCGCGGACGCTGCCCGCCGCAGCAGCGATGGAGAGGCCCGGCCGCTGCCGAGGGTGGCGGCACCAGGCACCACGTGGCGTCGCATCCGGGACGAGGACGTCCCACACATCCTGCGGAGCACGctgcctgccactgccctgcCACTGATGGGCGCCCCGTCCGAGGAgggccccagcagccccccacAGCGCAAGACCAGCGACGCCGTGGTCCAGACGGAGGACTTTGCCGCCACCAAGACCAACTCCAGCACGTCTCCGAGTCTGGAAAGCAGGGGGCCCCCCCAGGCTGCCATCTGCGGCCCCAGCACACTCACCGGCAGCGATGTGGACGGGCTTGGCCCCACCAAAGCGCCCACCTCTGCTCCCTTTGTCCACGAGGGCCTGGGGGTGGCTGCAGGGGGCTTTCCCACCAGCCGGCACGGCTCCCCCAGCCGCTCGGCCCGTGTCCCCCCCTTCAACTATGTGCCCAGCCCCATGGCGGCAGCCGCCACTGACTTGGCCACAGAGAAAGCCCCCGCTGCTGCCCCTACCAGCCTCCTGGAATAG